A genomic region of Sciurus carolinensis chromosome 7, mSciCar1.2, whole genome shotgun sequence contains the following coding sequences:
- the Vars2 gene encoding valine--tRNA ligase, mitochondrial, which yields MHHLPLTSFRSPLWRLPRPHSLSTQSETHGSSISLRNREAKQKRLREKQAALEAGLAGKKKASAESTKAWSPKEILLYEIPTEPGAKKDVSGPLPPAYSPRYVEAAWYPWWVREGFFKPEYQAQLPQATGETFSMCIPPPNVTGSLHIGHALTVAIQDTLVRWHRMRGDQVLWVPGSDHAGIATQAVVEKQLWKEQGVRRQELSREDFLRAVWQWKEVKGGEICEQLRALGASLDWDRECFTMDAGSSVAVTEAFVRLYNAGLLYRNRQLVNWSCALRSAISDIEVESRPLTGRTELQLPGCPTPVSFGLLVSVAFPVDGEADAEVVVGTTRPETLPGDVAVAIHPEDSRYTHLHGRQLRHPLTGQLLPLITDTAVQPHMGTGAVKVTPAHSPADAEMGARHGLSPLSVIAEDGTMTSLCGDWLQGVHRFVAREKIVSALREQGLFRGLQEHPMVLPICSRSGDVVEYLLKSQWFVRCREMGDRAAKAVESGALELSPSFHQKNWQHWFAHIGDWCVSRQLWWGHQIPAYLVIREHVKDDKEDCWVVARSEAEAREVAAELTGIPGTELTLERDPDVLDTWFSSALFPFSALGWPQETPDLARFYPLSLLETGSDLLLFWVGRMVMLGIQLTGQLPFSKVLLHSMVRDRQGRKMSKSLGNVLDPRDIISGVELQVLQTKLGDGNLDPAELAIAAAAQKKDFPHGIPECGTDALRFALCSHGVLGGDLHLSVSEVLSYRHFCNKIWNALRFILNALGENFVPQPAEHISPSSPMDTWILSRLALAARECERGFLMRELSLVTHTLHHFWLHDLCDVYLEAVKPVLSHVPRPSGPPQVLFSCADVGLRLLAPLMPFLTEELWQRLPPRAGSPPPPSVSVAPFPSAHSLEHWRQPELERHFSKVQDAVQVLRALRATYQLTKARPRVLLQILEPGEQDLFQTFLEPLGTLGHCGAVGFLPPDAEAPTGWAQAPLSDTAQVYMELQGLVDPQTQLPLLAARRDKLQKQLDGLMARNPSEGEAETQRQQRLSSLHLELSKLDQAASHLQQLMNESSGPRSSEL from the exons ATGCATCATTTGCCTCTGACCTCTTTTCGATCACCACTATGGCGCCTCCCTAGGCCCCATTCCCTTTCTACACAGTCAGAGACCCATGGATCTTCCATTTCCCTGAGGAACCGTGAAGCCAAACAGAAGCGGCTGCGGGAGAAGCAGGCGGCACTGGAGGCTGGACTAGCTGGGAAGAAAAAG GCATCTGCAGAATCCACTAAAGCATGGAGTCCTAAGGAAATTCTATTGTATGAAATCCCTACAGAACCTGGTGCAAAGAAAG ATGTCTCTGGGCCTTTGCCTCCTGCTTACAGTCCCCGGTATGTTGAGGCTGCCTGGTACCCGTGGTGGGTGCGAGAGGGCTTCTTCAAACCGGAATATCAG GCACAACTGCCCCAGGCTACAGGGGAGACCTTTTCCATGTGTATCCCACCTCCCAATGTCACTGGTTCCCTGCACATCGGCCACGCACTCACAGTGGCCATACAGGACACCCTCGTGCGCTG GCACCGGATGCGTGGGGATCAAGTGCTGTGGGTTCCTGGCTCAGATCATGCAGGAATTGCTACACAA GCTGTGGTGGAGAAACAACTGTGGAAGGAGCAGGGAGTGAGGAGACAGGAGCTGAGCCGAGAAGACTTCCTTAGGGCGGTGTGGCAGTGGAAGGAGGT gaaaggaggagagatttGTGAGCAGCTGCGTGCTTTGGGTGCCTCCCTAGATTGGGATCGAGAGTGTTTTACCATGGATGCT GGCTCCTCAGTGGCTGTGACCGAAGCTTTTGTGCGACTCTACAATGCAGGATTGTTGTACCGGAACCGTCAGCTTGTTAACTGGTCGTGTGCTTTAAGATCAGCTATCTCGGAtattgag GTGGAGAGCCGGCCCCTGACAGGCCGCACAGAGCTCCAGCTGCCTGGCTGTCCCACTCCTGTGTCTTTTGGTCTCCTTGTTTCTGTCGCCTTCCCTGTGGATGGAGAGGCTG ATGCTGAGGTCGTAGTAGGAACCACGAGACCAGAGACCTTGCCTGGAGATGTGGCTGTGGCCATTCACCCCGAGGACTCCAGATACACA CATCTACATGGACGACAACTTCGCCATCCCTTGACAGGACAGCTTCTCCCCCTCATCACAGACACTGCTGTTCAGCCACATATGGGCACAG GGGCAGTGAAGGTGACTCCAGCTCATAGTCCTGCTGATGCCGAGATGGGGGCCCGACATGGCTTGAGCCCACTGAGTGTCATTGCGGAGGATGGGACCATGACTTCCCTCTGTGGGGACTGGCTGCAG GGTGTTCACCGATTTGTGGCCCGGGAAAAGATTGTGTCTGCACTGAGGGAGCAGGGCCTGTTCCGGGGCCTCCAGGAACACCCCATGGTGCTGCCCATCTGCAG CCGTTCCGGAGACGTGGTAGAATACCTACTCAAGAGCCAGTGGTTTGTCCGCTGCCGGGAAATGGGGGACCGAGCTGCCAAG GCTGTGGAGTCAGGTGCCCTGgagctctctccctccttccaccaGAAGAATTGGCAGCACTGGTTTGCCCACATTGG AGACTGGTGTGTCTCCCGGCAGCTGTGGTGGGGCCATCAGATTCCAGCCTACCTGGTCATCAGGGAGCATGTGAAG GATGACAAGGAGGACTGTTGGGTGGTGGCGCgttcagaggctgaggccagagaggtAGCAGCAGAACTGACAGGGATACCAGGCACAGAGCTGACCCTGGAGAGGG ACCCTGATGTCCTGGACACATGGTTTTCTTCagctcttttccctttttctgccCTGGGCTGGCCCCAAGAG ACCCCAGACCTTGCTCGTTTCTACCCACTGTCGCTTTTGGAAACAGGCAGTGATCTCCTGCTGTTCTGGGTGGGCCGCATGGTCATGTTGGGGATCCAGCTCACTGGGCAGCTCCCCTTCAGCAAG GTACTTCTTCATTCCATGGTTCGGGACAGGCAGGGCCGGAAGATGAGCAAGTCCCTGGGGAATGTTCTGGACCCACGGGACATCATCAGTGGGGTGGAGCTACAG GTACTACAGACAAAGCTGGGAGATGGGAACTTGGATCCTGCAGAGCTGGCCATTGCAGCTGCAGCACAG AAAAAGGACTTTCCTCATGGGATCCCTGAGTGTGGGACAGATGCCCTGAGATTTGCACTGTGCTCCCATGGAGTCCTGG GGGGCGACCTGCACCTGTCTGTCTCTGAGGTCCTAAGCTACCGCCATTTCTGCAACAAGATTTGGAATGCCCTGCGCTTTATCCTCAATGCCCTAGGGGAGAACTTTGTCCCCCAGCCTGCAGAGCAT atctctccctcctcccccatggACACCTGGATTCTCAGCCGCCTGGCCCTTGCTGCCCGGGAGTGTGAGCGGGGCTTCCTCATGAGGGAGCTCTCGCTCGTCACCCACACCCTGCACCACTTCTGGCTCCATGACCTCTGTGATGTCTACCTG GAAGCTGTGAAGCCGGTGCTGTCACATGTGCCCCGCCCTTCAGGGCCTCCTCAGGTCCTGTTCTCCTGTGCAGATGTTGGTCTCCGCCTCCTAGCCCCACTGATGCCCTTCCTGACTGAAGAGCTCTGGCAGAGGCTGCCCCCAAGGGCTGGCAGTCCCCCTCCCCCCAGTGTCTCTGTGGCCCCTTTCCCCAGTGCCCACAGTTTG GAACACTGGCGCCAGCCCGAGCTTGAGCGACATTTCTCCAAGGTCCAGGATGCTGTACAGGTGCTGAGGGCTCTCCGAGCCACCTACCAGCTCACCAAAGCCCGGCCCCGAG TGCTGCTGCAGATCTTGGAGCCAGGGGAGCAAGATCTTTTCCAGACCTTCCTGGAGCCCCTAGGCACCCTAGGCCATTGTGGGGCTGTTGGTTTCCTACCACCAGATGCAGAAGCTCCCACTGGCTGGGCCCAGGCCCCACTCAGTGACACTGCTCAAGTCTACATGGAGCTTCAG GGCCTGGTGGACCCCCAGACCCAGCTACCTTTGCTTGCTGCCCGAAGAGACAAGCTGCAGAAGCAGCTTGATGGCCTCATGGCCCGGAACCCATCAGAAGGGGAGGCAGAGACCCAGAGGCAGCAAAGG CTTTCCTCCCTCCACCTGGAATTGTCAAAACTGGACCAGGCAGCCTCTCACCTCCAGCAGCTGATGAATGAATCTTCTGGCCCCAGGAGCTCTGAGCTCTAA
- the Sfta2 gene encoding surfactant-associated protein 2, protein MGSQLPLYLLLALLGSSHGAGPSMTLQMKLKAYFLPNVSHDSSFLELLKKLCLLLQLPSETNVTLHHEGPPHYFICKT, encoded by the exons ATGGGGTCCCAGCTGCCCCTGTACCTCCTCCTGGCCCTCCTTGGCAGCTCACATGGAGCAG GGCCAAGCATGACTTTGCAAATGAAGCTGAAAGCATATTTTCTGCCAAATGTCTCCCATGACTCCAGCTTCCTGGAATTGCTCAAGAAG CTCTGCCTTCTCCTCCAACTCCCATCGGAGACCAACGTCACCCTCCATCATGAAGGACCCCCACACTACTTTATCTGCAAAACCTGA